The sequence GTTTTACCGCTTCAAGGCTGTCGGCGGGTTCGAATATGTGGCGGACGCGCTGGTTGGCCCATCCGCCGCGCAATCGGTCGGCACGCATCCCGGCGATTCCGGAACACTTTGGCTCACCGACGAGCGCTTTGACAAACTTGGACCGCGGCCCATCGCGTTGCAGTGGGGCGGCCAGGTCTTCCGGGAAAACGGGGCGACCGGGTCAACATACGCACTGGCGACGTTCCTCAGCACCGTGTGCAACCAGCTCGACATCACCCTTTTGCGCGATTGGCAGACCAGACTGCCGGACTACTGGGGGGGCCGTCGGCCATTACGGCATCGCCAACAAGGCATGCGGCGTCATTCGAAACAAGAACCTGGCAAAGCTGATGAACGCCAATCTGGAGCGGATTTCGTATCAAGTTCCAGACATCAACAAAAAAGAGATGCAAGGACTCAGCAATCGCCCGTTTGTACCCCTGGCGGATGTTCCCGACATGGTTTGGAAGGTCGGACCGCACAAGCGGGGTGGCATGAATGCACCCGAACACGCCAACCATTTTGCCGATATGGACAGGGTCCTCAATCCCAAGCTGCCACAGGGGGCAACGCTCCTTGAGATATGCGACGGCAAGCCCAACAATGTCGCGGTCAACGTCTGGCAGCAATACTACGACGCCGTTCAAAAACAGTTTCCGAAAGAAAAGGAGAGCAGAGGGCTGCTGCCGTTCCGCGTCTGGCAAATCTACAATGAGATGGTCGATGCGGTTAAGAACGGCGATGCCGCGCGGTTCGTGTGCGCCGCGGGCATCGTTTCCCATTATGTGGGCGATTCCTGCCAACCGCTCCACATTTCCTATCTGTTCAACGGTGATCCGGATCATCCCGTCTCAGCCATGATTCGTGACCCGCAGACCGGAAACAAGAAGCAAGGAAGTGTGCCGCTGGGCCAGGGCGTTCATTCGGCCTACGAGGACAACATGGTCGATCGCCACGTCCCGGAGATCATGACAGGGGTGGACGGACTCCTCAAAAATCCCCACTTGCCGGCACTCGTCACAGGCGGTCACGATGCTGCGGTCGCGGTCGTCAACCTCATGCAGCAAACTTTCAAAGCCATCGCCCCGAAGGACATCGTCTCGGATTTCGTCAAGGTGCAGGATCAAAAGCCGGCTGCGCAGGCCGACGCTCTTTGGAAGAGCCTGGGCGAAGATACGATCAAGGTCATGGCTGACGGCTGTATCTGCCTCGCTCAAATATGGGACAGTGCCTGGGCCGAAGGCGATGGCGATTCCAACATCCGGTCGCTTGGCGAGATCGACGAAGCGAGCCTTGAAAGGCTCTACCAGAATCCCAATTTCCTGCCTTCGCACACGCTCGATACCATTGGCCCGATCCTGACCGGCGCGCCGGCCGCGGCCGGCGGCGCAAAGCCTCAACGGAAGACGAAGACCGTGCGCAGCAGAAAAGGACGGTAGCGTGCAGCGCCCGTTCAGTCCGCCCGCGGGATGAATCGCTGCATGCCGACGTCTTCGGCCCAGACGCGGCGGTGGGCGTCGTGCATGTGCGGCAGCGCCGCGCGGCGCGACGCCACCACCGAGTCGTAATCGGCGATGAAATGGCGCATCAGGCCAGCGACTTCGCGGCGCAGCGCCTCCTCGTCGACAGTCTTGACCACGCGCTTATCCACGACGAGGCGGCCGTCGACCATGACGCTGTCCACGCCGCGGCCGGATTCGGTGTAGACCAGCTGCCGCGCCGCGCTGTTGTACGGCAGATAGGCCGCGTCGTTCAGATCGATGAGGATGAGGTCGGCCTTGTATCCCGGCTTGATGGCACCGAGGCAGTGACCGAGGCCGGCGGTGCGGGCGTTGCCGGCCGTGGCGTGGCGCAGCATTTCGTGCGCCAGCGGCACGCCGGGCTCGGGATCGCTCACCGCCGCGGTCAGGCACAGCATCTTCATCGCCTGGAACACGCTTTCCACATCGGTGCCGCTGCAATTGTCGCAACCGAGCCCGAGCCGCACGCCGGCCTCTCGCATCGCAAGGAGCGGCGCGATCCCGCTTTTCAGCTTCATGTTGCTGAGCGGATTGAGCACGATGCCGGCGTCGGCCGCGGCGAGCTGCTCGATCTCCTCGCGCGTGATCCAGACGCTGTGCACGATGTTGAGCCGCCGGTCGACGAGCCCGCAATCGGCCATGTAGCCGATCAGCCCGCCGTGCTTGCCGAACAGCTCGCGGCCAATGAGACGCTGCGCGCGTGTTTCATAGACGTGCGTGTAGACCGGCAGGTCGTATTTGTTGGCAAGTTCACCGCAGGCTCGCAGCATTTGCGGCGAGCAGCGCTGCGGCGCGAACGGCGCCACCGCCCAATGCAGGGTCCCGGCGACAGGGTGCCGGGCGAACTGATGTTCCAGATAATCGATCTGATCGCGGATCGGCCGCGGCTCGTTGCCGAGCATCTGCTGCACCGTGGGCGGCAGGCTGTCGGCGTGCCGCATCATGGCGATCGGCGGGATGTCCCACACCATCGGCGAGAACACGACGCGGATGCCTGCCTCGCGATAGGCGTCGATCACAACGTCGGTCTGCCCATCGGTGAGCGGCACCAAGCCGAGCATGTCCTGCACCGTGGTAATGCCGGCGCGCAGACATTCGATCGCGCCGACCAGCGTGCGCGCCCGCACCTCCTCGTTGCTGCGGTTGGCGCCCATCGGCAGCGTGTAGAGCAGCCAGAATTCGAGCGGCAGCTCCTCGAACATGCCGCGGCAGAGTACGTCGTGCGAATGATAGTGCGCATTGATCAGGCCCGGGACGACGAGGCGCCGCGATGCGTCGATCATCGTATCGGCGGCATCGGCCGCGATGCCGGGGCCAACCGCCGCGATGGTGTCGCCTTCGATCAGAATGTCGGCCACGGCCGGCTTATGCACGTCGCCGTCGTGGTCGTAGACCTGACCGCCGCGGATCAGAGTTCGCTTTGCCGTCATTTCCGCCCTCCCCGTCAACGACGCCATGCTGTCGGAGGAGGACCGCGCCTTGCAAGCGGCGGTCGTCGTCGCGTGTGTATAGCGGCCAAGCGATCTGCAACGGGCTTGAAATTTATGGGCAAAATCCCATCTAATTGCCCACTCACCATGTGGGCCATTTTGTGGTTGACCGCCGGCCCACGCCTTGGTTCGATTCAGGCGTAAACGCAAGAAGCGCTACAAGCGCCCATCGCGAAAACCAAGGGGCAGGAAACGGCGAGGTTGGCCATGAACGCCCAGCAACTGCTGCAGGAAATATCGGATTATTGCCGCCAAACGGGCTTAGCCGAATCGACCTTCGGCCGACGCGCGGTCAACGACGGCAAGCTCGCGGCGCGGCTGCGCAATGGCGGGCGCATCACCACCGACACCCTCGATCGCATCCAGAATTTCATGACTGCTCATCCCGCCCACGATCGGCCCACGATCATTGAACGGCCGCGCGAGCCGCGCAGCCTTCCGGCCGCTGCGCCGGCTCCGACGTTGACGGCCCCTGTCGGCGCCAAGGCGGGCGATCCGCAGCGCAATTTCCGCTTCTTCGACAACCGGCAAAAGTACCTCTTGTTCGTCAATACCTGCAGCGAGAAATGGGAAGTGGCGAACCGGGTGTCCGACGAACTCGCCCACATCCATCCGCGGCCGCCGGCGGTGCGCGTGTTCGACGCCGGCGTCGGCGACGGCTCGGTGCTGACGCGCGTGATGCGCGCCATGCATGACCGTTTCGCCCACATGCCGTTCTATCTGGTCGGCAAGGAGATCAGCCTCGAAGACATCCGCCTGACCCTGCAGAAGATGCCCGATCGCTTCTTCGAACATCCGTCGACGGTTCTGGTGCTGACCAACCTCGCCTACGCGGATGCGCCGTGGCTGCACGTCAAATCGCTCAACGCCGCGTCAAGTCTCGTCTGGCACGAGTTGCCGCTGATCGGCAATTCGGCGCACCGCTTCGAACAGCAGATCATCGACCTCGAGCCGTTCCTGGCGCTCAACTGGAAAGCCGGCGTCTCCGCGCGCACCGGCAATCCGATCTACGAGCGGCCTGTAGTGCTCGTGATCTATCGCGAGGATCACCGCTTTCTGCTCGACCCGATCATTCCGAAGCCCGGCGGCACGCTCGCCAACTACGACCTTGTCATCGCCTCGCAGCCCTATCGGGCACGCGCCTCGCTCGACTTCAAGGCCCAGCGCGTGATCGCGCCGCTCGCGCGCGCGCTCGGCTCCGGCGGGCGGCTCATCGGTATCCATTCGCACGGCCACGATCCGGGCATGGAAATCATTCAGAAAGTGTGGCCGGACGACCATCCGTTCATTCATGATCGGCATCAGATCATGAAGGCGGTGAAGCACGAACTCGGCGCCGCCGGGCGCGACCTCAATTTCAACGCCTATGCGGATAACCGCTCGCTGTTTCGCTACGTGATGCACACGCTGCCGTCGGAGATCTCCGAATCGATCGGCACCTCCACCCTGTTCGCCGCCTGGAACGCGGCGATCTACGTGGCGCAGGTCGAGGACGACCGTGTGGCACAGGCCGCCGCGGACGGCAGCTACATCGACGCGACCCGCGCGGTTTTGCAAGAACGCGGCGGGTTGTGGTTCTTCGACGAGAGCTACGTCATTTCAAAGCGAAGGGCGTAGGCAGCCGCTTATGGGTG comes from Pirellulales bacterium and encodes:
- a CDS encoding amidohydrolase family protein: MTAKRTLIRGGQVYDHDGDVHKPAVADILIEGDTIAAVGPGIAADAADTMIDASRRLVVPGLINAHYHSHDVLCRGMFEELPLEFWLLYTLPMGANRSNEEVRARTLVGAIECLRAGITTVQDMLGLVPLTDGQTDVVIDAYREAGIRVVFSPMVWDIPPIAMMRHADSLPPTVQQMLGNEPRPIRDQIDYLEHQFARHPVAGTLHWAVAPFAPQRCSPQMLRACGELANKYDLPVYTHVYETRAQRLIGRELFGKHGGLIGYMADCGLVDRRLNIVHSVWITREEIEQLAAADAGIVLNPLSNMKLKSGIAPLLAMREAGVRLGLGCDNCSGTDVESVFQAMKMLCLTAAVSDPEPGVPLAHEMLRHATAGNARTAGLGHCLGAIKPGYKADLILIDLNDAAYLPYNSAARQLVYTESGRGVDSVMVDGRLVVDKRVVKTVDEEALRREVAGLMRHFIADYDSVVASRRAALPHMHDAHRRVWAEDVGMQRFIPRAD